One Haloplanus sp. GDY1 DNA segment encodes these proteins:
- a CDS encoding type II toxin-antitoxin system death-on-curing family toxin, with amino-acid sequence MIVESNAETTAGVASPGDIEYTVEHIQEGHFGQVPESIHEKAFQLLRLIAANHPFVDGNKRTALMSTRIFYALNGRRFDYDREVKETLKALATDEGSVDADDVIEYLRAHTEPLAPEYEATINLWLARIEDTDQLPADHDTVDQESHEPNDYDDDPHSEE; translated from the coding sequence TTGATCGTGGAGTCAAATGCGGAGACAACCGCTGGTGTCGCCTCACCAGGCGATATTGAATACACCGTTGAACATATTCAGGAAGGCCATTTCGGTCAGGTTCCCGAATCGATCCACGAGAAGGCATTTCAGCTGTTGCGGCTCATCGCGGCGAATCATCCATTCGTCGACGGCAACAAGCGAACAGCCCTTATGTCGACCCGAATTTTCTACGCGCTGAATGGCCGCCGCTTTGACTACGATCGGGAGGTCAAAGAGACCCTAAAGGCGCTCGCGACAGATGAGGGCAGTGTCGATGCGGACGACGTGATCGAGTATCTACGAGCGCACACAGAGCCACTGGCGCCGGAATATGAGGCGACCATCAACCTGTGGCTGGCACGAATTGAAGACACAGACCAGCTACCGGCGGACCACGACACTGTCGACCAGGAATCCCACGAACCGAACGATTATGATGACGACCCGCATAGTGAGGAGTAA
- a CDS encoding DUF7342 family protein — MSESPRDGVQTWAESMSARDRIRAVAETLREPRSVNWISEQADAAWSTTNEELQDLVDQGQLRRVEAGETTRYQPNYTRLLFEEIRTLIEENTREELRSELAAITKEIEEWQATYDVETWEDLEQSLADGSLSSAKLQERRDVVTRWEENLEDRRLIKHALALYSDVEAAREQMTDYSSSRRR; from the coding sequence ATGTCCGAATCCCCGCGAGATGGCGTCCAGACGTGGGCTGAGTCGATGAGTGCCCGCGACCGTATTCGGGCGGTCGCCGAGACGCTTCGCGAACCGCGGTCGGTTAACTGGATCAGCGAGCAGGCCGACGCCGCCTGGAGTACGACCAACGAGGAACTCCAGGATCTCGTCGACCAAGGCCAGCTGCGTCGCGTCGAGGCCGGCGAGACCACGCGCTACCAGCCGAACTACACGCGACTGCTCTTCGAGGAGATCCGCACGCTCATCGAGGAAAACACCCGCGAGGAGTTGCGGAGCGAATTGGCCGCGATTACCAAGGAGATCGAGGAGTGGCAGGCGACCTACGACGTCGAGACGTGGGAAGACCTCGAACAGTCGCTTGCTGATGGGTCGCTCTCAAGTGCCAAACTTCAGGAACGCCGCGATGTCGTCACGCGCTGGGAGGAGAATCTGGAAGACCGGCGGCTCATCAAGCATGCGTTGGCACTCTACTCGGATGTCGAAGCCGCTCGCGAACAGATGACGGACTACAGCAGTTCCCGGCGGCGGTAG